In Cololabis saira isolate AMF1-May2022 chromosome 14, fColSai1.1, whole genome shotgun sequence, a single genomic region encodes these proteins:
- the pou2f3 gene encoding POU domain, class 2, transcription factor 3 isoform X2 — protein sequence MSADTVEQSEAPAEQAERNGVDFSRQIKTEDINDSPHSASALKTCHMTQSSPIHGGQLSGELTSLHPMQQLVLMPPAHLSSPSPFLLSQTPSSHQALLQQNLLSLPSQSQTSLLQHQAGLALAPQAMSRSGLAGPSLENHMDMSHLQMPKHLSVQTQEEPSDLEELEQFAKAFKQRRIKLGFTQGDVGLAMGKLYGNDFSQTTISRFEALNLSFKNMCKLKPLLEKWLSDAENSPSDTMSTSTSLPPLMEGYGRKRKKRTSIETNIKLTLEKRFMDNPKPNSEEITLISEQLAMEKEVVRVWFCNRRQKEKRIYCPVATLPIKSHSYNSRMASASRPYSPLASVSTNSSPNSTSREPSPNSLSAASASLTSQVNPAYSAPGSWYRWNTAAYPH from the exons ATGAGCGCAGACACGGTGGAGCAGTCAGAAGCTCCAGCTGAACAGGCAG AGCGAAACGGCGTTGACTTCAGTCGACAG ATAAAGACAGAGGACATCAACGATTCACCTCATTCAGCATCTGCGCTGAAGACATGTCACATGACACAGAGCTCTCCAATCCACGGAGGCCAGCTGAGTGGG GAGCTCACGTCCCTCCACCCCATGCAGCAGCTGGTTCTGATGCCGCCTGCTCACCTGTCGTCTCCCTCCCCCTTCCTGCTCTCCCAGACTCCCTCCAGCCACCAAG CTCTTCTGCAGCAGAACCTGCTGTCTCTTCCTAGCCAGAGTCAGACTAGTCTTCTTCAGCATCAAGCTGGACTCGCTCTTGCTCCACAG GCCATGAGTCGTTCCGGTCTGGCAGGACCATCTTTAGAAAACCACATGGACATGTCCCATCTGCAAATGCCCAAACACCTGTCCGTACAAACACAGGAAGAACCGAGTGACCTGGAGGAGCTGGAACAGTTTGCCAAAGCCTTCAAACAGAGACGCATCAAACTGGGCTTCACTCAG gGAGATGTGGGCCTCGCGATGGGAAAACTGTATGGGAATGATTTCAGTCAGACCACAATCTCTCGGTTTGAGGCTCTAAACCTGAGCTTCAAAAACATGTGCAAGCTCAAACCTCTGCTGGAGAAATGGTTGAGTGATGCAG AGAACTCGCCCTCTGACACGATGAGCACTTCCACCTCTCTGCCACCCCTGATGGAGGGCTACGGACGCAAACGAAAAAAGAGAACAAGCATTGAAACAAACATTAAGCTGACTTTGGAGAAACGTTTCATGGAT AACCCCAAGCCCAACTCAGAGGAGATAACCCTCATCTCAGAGCAGCTGGCCATGGAGAAGGAGGTGGTCCGAGTCTGGTTCTGCAATCGGCGTCAGAAAGAGAAGAGGATTTACTGTCCCGTGGCTACTTTACCCATCAAATCTCACAGCTACAACTCCAGAATG GCATCAGCATCCAGGCCCTACAGCCCTCTGGCCTCAG TTTCAACAAATTCCTCTCCAAACAGCACGAGTCGTGAACCTTCTCCCAACAGTCTATCTGCAGCCTCGGCCTCTCTGACCTCTCAGGTCAACCCAGCTTACAGCGCACCAGG GTCCTGGTACCGCTGGAATACTGCTGCATACCCTCACTGA
- the pou2f3 gene encoding POU domain, class 2, transcription factor 3 isoform X1: MSADTVEQSEAPAEQAERNGVDFSRQIFYRKDPNQECDPKEYISNKIKTEDINDSPHSASALKTCHMTQSSPIHGGQLSGELTSLHPMQQLVLMPPAHLSSPSPFLLSQTPSSHQALLQQNLLSLPSQSQTSLLQHQAGLALAPQAMSRSGLAGPSLENHMDMSHLQMPKHLSVQTQEEPSDLEELEQFAKAFKQRRIKLGFTQGDVGLAMGKLYGNDFSQTTISRFEALNLSFKNMCKLKPLLEKWLSDAENSPSDTMSTSTSLPPLMEGYGRKRKKRTSIETNIKLTLEKRFMDNPKPNSEEITLISEQLAMEKEVVRVWFCNRRQKEKRIYCPVATLPIKSHSYNSRMASASRPYSPLASVSTNSSPNSTSREPSPNSLSAASASLTSQVNPAYSAPGSWYRWNTAAYPH; encoded by the exons ATGAGCGCAGACACGGTGGAGCAGTCAGAAGCTCCAGCTGAACAGGCAG AGCGAAACGGCGTTGACTTCAGTCGACAG ATTTTCTACAGAAAAGACCCTAACCAAGAGTGTGATCCAAAAGAATACATTTCCAATAAG ATAAAGACAGAGGACATCAACGATTCACCTCATTCAGCATCTGCGCTGAAGACATGTCACATGACACAGAGCTCTCCAATCCACGGAGGCCAGCTGAGTGGG GAGCTCACGTCCCTCCACCCCATGCAGCAGCTGGTTCTGATGCCGCCTGCTCACCTGTCGTCTCCCTCCCCCTTCCTGCTCTCCCAGACTCCCTCCAGCCACCAAG CTCTTCTGCAGCAGAACCTGCTGTCTCTTCCTAGCCAGAGTCAGACTAGTCTTCTTCAGCATCAAGCTGGACTCGCTCTTGCTCCACAG GCCATGAGTCGTTCCGGTCTGGCAGGACCATCTTTAGAAAACCACATGGACATGTCCCATCTGCAAATGCCCAAACACCTGTCCGTACAAACACAGGAAGAACCGAGTGACCTGGAGGAGCTGGAACAGTTTGCCAAAGCCTTCAAACAGAGACGCATCAAACTGGGCTTCACTCAG gGAGATGTGGGCCTCGCGATGGGAAAACTGTATGGGAATGATTTCAGTCAGACCACAATCTCTCGGTTTGAGGCTCTAAACCTGAGCTTCAAAAACATGTGCAAGCTCAAACCTCTGCTGGAGAAATGGTTGAGTGATGCAG AGAACTCGCCCTCTGACACGATGAGCACTTCCACCTCTCTGCCACCCCTGATGGAGGGCTACGGACGCAAACGAAAAAAGAGAACAAGCATTGAAACAAACATTAAGCTGACTTTGGAGAAACGTTTCATGGAT AACCCCAAGCCCAACTCAGAGGAGATAACCCTCATCTCAGAGCAGCTGGCCATGGAGAAGGAGGTGGTCCGAGTCTGGTTCTGCAATCGGCGTCAGAAAGAGAAGAGGATTTACTGTCCCGTGGCTACTTTACCCATCAAATCTCACAGCTACAACTCCAGAATG GCATCAGCATCCAGGCCCTACAGCCCTCTGGCCTCAG TTTCAACAAATTCCTCTCCAAACAGCACGAGTCGTGAACCTTCTCCCAACAGTCTATCTGCAGCCTCGGCCTCTCTGACCTCTCAGGTCAACCCAGCTTACAGCGCACCAGG GTCCTGGTACCGCTGGAATACTGCTGCATACCCTCACTGA
- the pou2f3 gene encoding POU domain, class 2, transcription factor 3 isoform X3 has product MSADTVEQSEAPAEQAERNGVDFSRQELTSLHPMQQLVLMPPAHLSSPSPFLLSQTPSSHQALLQQNLLSLPSQSQTSLLQHQAGLALAPQAMSRSGLAGPSLENHMDMSHLQMPKHLSVQTQEEPSDLEELEQFAKAFKQRRIKLGFTQGDVGLAMGKLYGNDFSQTTISRFEALNLSFKNMCKLKPLLEKWLSDAENSPSDTMSTSTSLPPLMEGYGRKRKKRTSIETNIKLTLEKRFMDNPKPNSEEITLISEQLAMEKEVVRVWFCNRRQKEKRIYCPVATLPIKSHSYNSRMASASRPYSPLASVSTNSSPNSTSREPSPNSLSAASASLTSQVNPAYSAPGSWYRWNTAAYPH; this is encoded by the exons ATGAGCGCAGACACGGTGGAGCAGTCAGAAGCTCCAGCTGAACAGGCAG AGCGAAACGGCGTTGACTTCAGTCGACAG GAGCTCACGTCCCTCCACCCCATGCAGCAGCTGGTTCTGATGCCGCCTGCTCACCTGTCGTCTCCCTCCCCCTTCCTGCTCTCCCAGACTCCCTCCAGCCACCAAG CTCTTCTGCAGCAGAACCTGCTGTCTCTTCCTAGCCAGAGTCAGACTAGTCTTCTTCAGCATCAAGCTGGACTCGCTCTTGCTCCACAG GCCATGAGTCGTTCCGGTCTGGCAGGACCATCTTTAGAAAACCACATGGACATGTCCCATCTGCAAATGCCCAAACACCTGTCCGTACAAACACAGGAAGAACCGAGTGACCTGGAGGAGCTGGAACAGTTTGCCAAAGCCTTCAAACAGAGACGCATCAAACTGGGCTTCACTCAG gGAGATGTGGGCCTCGCGATGGGAAAACTGTATGGGAATGATTTCAGTCAGACCACAATCTCTCGGTTTGAGGCTCTAAACCTGAGCTTCAAAAACATGTGCAAGCTCAAACCTCTGCTGGAGAAATGGTTGAGTGATGCAG AGAACTCGCCCTCTGACACGATGAGCACTTCCACCTCTCTGCCACCCCTGATGGAGGGCTACGGACGCAAACGAAAAAAGAGAACAAGCATTGAAACAAACATTAAGCTGACTTTGGAGAAACGTTTCATGGAT AACCCCAAGCCCAACTCAGAGGAGATAACCCTCATCTCAGAGCAGCTGGCCATGGAGAAGGAGGTGGTCCGAGTCTGGTTCTGCAATCGGCGTCAGAAAGAGAAGAGGATTTACTGTCCCGTGGCTACTTTACCCATCAAATCTCACAGCTACAACTCCAGAATG GCATCAGCATCCAGGCCCTACAGCCCTCTGGCCTCAG TTTCAACAAATTCCTCTCCAAACAGCACGAGTCGTGAACCTTCTCCCAACAGTCTATCTGCAGCCTCGGCCTCTCTGACCTCTCAGGTCAACCCAGCTTACAGCGCACCAGG GTCCTGGTACCGCTGGAATACTGCTGCATACCCTCACTGA